A region of Alteromonadaceae bacterium 2753L.S.0a.02 DNA encodes the following proteins:
- a CDS encoding acyl homoserine lactone synthase — protein MSKVTFHKNNLLETTSSSVVEEIYKLRHETFVERLEWEVNSENGAEKDQFDTDNAINIAVSGYDDQLQGCWRALPTTGEYMLKDVFPELLQGEEAPQEPEVWEISRFAVRKGTSSVAKGFNAQVTVAMVKSFWDFAIENNVRAYVAVTTVACERMLRQLGVTLRRMGEGESLQIGKEKSVALYIEVDRNLNITAH, from the coding sequence ATGAGTAAGGTAACTTTTCACAAAAATAATTTATTAGAAACCACGAGCTCGAGTGTTGTAGAAGAAATATATAAATTGCGACACGAAACATTTGTAGAGAGACTGGAGTGGGAAGTTAACTCTGAAAACGGCGCAGAAAAAGATCAGTTCGACACTGACAATGCCATTAACATTGCCGTTTCTGGATATGATGATCAGTTACAAGGTTGTTGGCGTGCTCTGCCGACCACCGGCGAATACATGTTAAAAGATGTGTTTCCAGAACTGCTACAGGGAGAGGAAGCGCCTCAGGAACCGGAAGTTTGGGAAATAAGCCGATTTGCTGTGCGAAAAGGTACTTCTTCTGTTGCTAAGGGTTTCAATGCACAGGTAACTGTGGCCATGGTGAAATCATTCTGGGATTTCGCGATTGAAAATAATGTTAGAGCGTACGTTGCAGTGACAACTGTCGCCTGTGAGAGAATGCTACGCCAATTGGGCGTCACCTTGCGCAGAATGGGTGAAGGTGAATCCCTGCAGATTGGCAAAGAAAAATCGGTCGCCTTGTATATTGAAGTTGACCGGAATCTGAACATTACCGCACATTAA
- a CDS encoding medium-chain acyl-[acyl-carrier-protein] hydrolase has protein sequence MFQPKKESDARGTSSADSWVCFRRVPQAKVRLFCFPFAGGSANFFHHWALHLAPDVEVYGLQQPGKGQRIGEQPHLNMLMLLEELLQNTPALMDRPTIFFGHSMGAWIAYELTRRLERKPDHLILSAADPELRPKILPIHRMDDDQLLEEMKALGGTPQEILDDMGFFRQFFPIIRADFKMLETHGSQAHEPLRVSATIWSGARDPRVAPAIAQGWVNKFADSVPHKTFAGGHMFLGPEECGKRCLSEIGKIAGALTRPSAEYLAVC, from the coding sequence ATGTTTCAGCCAAAAAAGGAATCTGACGCGCGCGGTACATCGAGTGCTGACAGCTGGGTATGCTTCAGGCGAGTTCCGCAGGCGAAGGTTAGGCTCTTCTGCTTTCCTTTCGCTGGCGGCAGCGCCAACTTTTTCCACCATTGGGCATTGCACTTAGCGCCAGATGTTGAAGTTTATGGTTTGCAGCAACCGGGTAAGGGGCAGCGAATTGGCGAACAACCTCATTTAAACATGTTGATGCTACTGGAAGAACTGCTGCAGAACACGCCTGCGCTTATGGACAGGCCGACTATTTTTTTCGGGCATAGTATGGGAGCTTGGATTGCCTACGAACTTACCCGTCGACTCGAGAGAAAACCCGATCACCTCATTCTCTCCGCGGCAGATCCTGAGTTGAGGCCAAAAATACTTCCTATCCATAGGATGGATGATGATCAGTTACTCGAGGAAATGAAGGCGTTGGGCGGCACGCCTCAGGAAATTCTAGACGACATGGGTTTTTTCAGGCAATTTTTTCCGATTATTCGAGCAGATTTCAAAATGCTTGAAACGCATGGCAGCCAAGCCCATGAACCATTGCGCGTGTCGGCTACAATTTGGTCTGGCGCGAGAGACCCGCGCGTGGCACCGGCTATTGCCCAAGGCTGGGTGAATAAATTCGCCGATTCGGTGCCACACAAAACATTCGCGGGTGGTCATATGTTCCTTGGCCCAGAGGAGTGTGGTAAGCGTTGTCTTAGCGAAATCGGTAAGATCGCTGGTGCACTAACACGTCCTTCGGCTGAGTATCTCGCGGTTTGTTAG
- a CDS encoding acyltransferase-like protein: MSYYPNSPTGRRHELDWLRVLAFGLLIFYHIGMYYVADWGWHLKSDHQSENLQWLMLWCNQWRMSLLFLISGSAVAFMVPKMSALQFILNRHSRLLLPLAFGMAVVVVPQVYVEAIGIGLIDPSFGFFRFWSHYLNQDSTLFTDHKTIGSLHLTWNHLWYLIYVFAYSLIVHALYLLSGLFGSRTPISRAVSRVPASVFVVILPIAILMLNGALLYRRFPQTHAFVDDFFNHGRYFLVFCLGFLWVKLPGFWEYIKTIRHFTLIAAIISYATVLYLFSGGSFGSGPVSGIATNFVWSANSWLWILTICGWAQVHFNRSNNAINYLNGGVFCFYILHQTIILILAYLLRDYQLAPGIEALCIIAGTLLGCWLGYEALRRVPLLRPLFGIFKKSNRQGHPFSETAVATSAN; encoded by the coding sequence ATGTCGTATTATCCCAACTCACCAACTGGCCGACGCCACGAACTGGACTGGCTGCGTGTTCTTGCCTTCGGTTTATTAATTTTCTACCACATAGGCATGTACTACGTAGCCGACTGGGGGTGGCATCTCAAAAGTGACCACCAAAGTGAAAACCTGCAATGGTTGATGCTGTGGTGCAACCAGTGGCGGATGAGTCTACTGTTTCTCATCAGTGGTTCAGCGGTTGCCTTTATGGTACCCAAGATGAGTGCGTTGCAATTCATCTTAAATCGTCATTCACGATTATTGCTGCCACTCGCTTTCGGCATGGCCGTGGTGGTTGTGCCTCAGGTATATGTCGAAGCGATTGGCATCGGACTAATCGACCCCTCTTTTGGGTTTTTTCGTTTCTGGAGTCATTATCTCAATCAGGATTCCACCCTGTTCACAGACCACAAAACCATCGGTAGTTTGCACCTAACCTGGAACCACCTCTGGTACCTCATTTATGTGTTTGCCTATTCTTTAATCGTTCATGCACTTTACCTGCTATCGGGTTTGTTCGGATCTCGAACCCCTATCAGTCGTGCGGTATCCCGAGTCCCCGCCAGTGTTTTTGTGGTGATTCTGCCCATTGCCATTCTTATGCTTAATGGCGCTTTACTGTACAGACGGTTTCCCCAAACACACGCCTTCGTTGACGATTTTTTCAATCACGGACGCTATTTTTTGGTGTTTTGTCTGGGGTTTTTATGGGTGAAACTTCCCGGTTTCTGGGAATACATCAAAACGATCCGGCACTTCACCTTGATCGCAGCAATTATCAGCTACGCAACGGTGCTTTATCTATTTTCGGGTGGCAGCTTTGGCAGTGGCCCGGTCTCAGGCATTGCCACAAACTTTGTGTGGAGCGCAAACAGTTGGCTATGGATTCTAACGATATGTGGCTGGGCGCAAGTGCACTTTAATCGTTCAAACAACGCTATCAATTATTTAAACGGTGGGGTTTTCTGTTTCTATATACTGCATCAAACCATCATACTGATTCTTGCCTACCTATTACGCGATTATCAACTTGCGCCCGGGATTGAAGCGCTTTGCATAATAGCTGGAACACTACTCGGATGCTGGCTCGGTTACGAAGCCCTGCGAAGAGTGCCGTTGCTACGCCCCTTGTTCGGAATATTTAAAAAATCCAATAGACAAGGTCATCCCTTCTCTGAAACAGCGGTCGCTACAAGTGCAAACTAA
- a CDS encoding transcriptional regulator, LytTR family, whose protein sequence is MISETRSETLKQHFLNHPWFWGVTLLGVFLSINVLVLTTTVLMEAEARGQELAFWEPFCWEVTSSVMILPQIVLLVTLAPRYLTPLPWLRQAVIHLLLTIPFSIVHISGMMGLRKLWYWAVGKSYHPFGDDWLYVFIYEFRKDFLSYFMILFIIMGYRMMVLRLRGEATYVPVGEQEPPPNAQPEQLLVKKLGKEFLINTQEIEWVEASGNYANLHIGAAVYPMRITMAKLQTLLPEKKFLRIHRSYIVNTVEIKHIEAQDSGDHLLTLKNGRSLNFSRRYREQFREVFEQSKG, encoded by the coding sequence ATGATTTCCGAGACAAGATCCGAAACACTTAAACAGCATTTCCTAAATCATCCCTGGTTTTGGGGGGTGACGCTGCTCGGCGTGTTCCTGAGTATTAATGTTCTGGTGCTAACAACAACGGTGCTGATGGAGGCTGAGGCGCGAGGTCAGGAGTTAGCGTTTTGGGAGCCGTTTTGCTGGGAGGTGACCAGCTCCGTGATGATCCTGCCGCAGATCGTTTTGCTGGTAACGCTCGCGCCGCGTTATCTGACACCGCTCCCCTGGTTGCGTCAGGCGGTGATTCACCTGCTATTAACCATCCCTTTTTCAATCGTTCATATCTCCGGCATGATGGGGCTGCGTAAGCTGTGGTACTGGGCTGTGGGTAAGTCTTACCACCCTTTTGGTGACGATTGGCTGTATGTATTTATTTACGAGTTCCGCAAGGATTTTCTAAGTTATTTCATGATTTTGTTCATTATCATGGGGTATCGCATGATGGTGCTGCGCTTGCGGGGAGAGGCGACCTACGTGCCTGTCGGCGAGCAGGAACCGCCACCCAATGCGCAACCTGAGCAACTCTTGGTAAAGAAGCTGGGCAAGGAATTTTTAATCAACACACAGGAAATAGAGTGGGTTGAGGCCTCGGGGAATTACGCCAATTTGCACATAGGAGCGGCGGTGTATCCTATGCGCATTACCATGGCCAAACTCCAGACGCTGCTGCCCGAGAAAAAGTTTCTGAGAATTCATCGCTCTTATATCGTGAACACCGTAGAGATCAAACATATCGAAGCACAGGATTCGGGCGATCATTTGTTAACGTTAAAAAACGGCAGGAGTTTGAATTTTTCACGACGGTATCGCGAGCAGTTTCGGGAGGTGTTTGAACAGAGTAAGGGGTGA
- a CDS encoding ribonuclease R, whose amino-acid sequence MTRRKRAPSNDPHAAREAQNYDNPIPSREYILEVLDESPGPMSHRALCRALKLSGDDQIEALRRRLIAMERDGQVMSNRKGAYGRVDRMALVRGRVQGHRDGYGFLIPAEGGDDIYLTNRQMRKVFDGDEVLVRPEGEGFRGRIEGVIVEVIARHTLQLVGRFVTERGIHYVRPDNPRIGRDILVPPDQTNGAQNGQIVVVEVLQQPDRHQMPAGRIEEVLGDHLAPGMEIDVAIRSHGIPHIWPDAVEQEAKNFSHQVAEADKQHRVDVRQLPFVTIDGEDARDFDDAVYCETKRSGGWRLFVAIADVSHYVTSGSALDLEAQKRGNSVYFPDYVVPMLPKILSNGLCSLNPEVDRLCMVCEMTVSAAGKISGYKFYEAVMHSHARLTYTQVGQILEAQGKQRSGIRQQFHALVPQLDELHNLYRTFRAARDTRGAIDFETRETKIEFDSERKIKQIVPTQRNDAHKLIEECMLAANVCAAKFLEGHELPGLYRVHESPKTEKIEMIYQFLAELGIRMPWGEQVTPADYQNVMRAIDGRADQNVIQTVLLRSMNQAVYQPQNVGHFGLAYSAYAHFTSPIRRYPDLLVHRAIRRVIRSKIKTSRVVRAPGAMPLAAAQIYPYSDADMASFGEQCSFTERRADDATRDVISWLKCEFIKDKVGEVFDGIVSSVTGFGLFVELKDVYVEGLVHVTSLPEDYYRFDAAHHRLVGERTRKVFRLGDELSVQVVRVNLDERKIDFELNKIKIKKTPKVKVTEQAKELTHEYELEKLRRAGGRLPSKRPASEKTTATDEKKKVKNKPKKKKHEKRVSSSRKKKTAGKKKK is encoded by the coding sequence TTGACTAGACGAAAACGCGCCCCATCCAACGATCCCCACGCCGCGCGCGAAGCGCAAAATTACGACAACCCCATTCCCAGCCGTGAATACATCCTCGAGGTGCTCGACGAATCGCCCGGCCCCATGAGTCACAGGGCCTTGTGCCGCGCACTCAAGCTTTCTGGCGACGATCAGATTGAAGCCTTGCGGCGGCGCCTCATCGCTATGGAGCGGGACGGGCAGGTGATGTCTAACCGCAAAGGGGCTTATGGTCGGGTTGATCGCATGGCGCTGGTTCGCGGTCGGGTCCAGGGTCATCGCGATGGTTATGGGTTTTTAATCCCCGCTGAAGGCGGTGACGATATTTACCTTACCAATCGTCAAATGCGCAAAGTATTCGATGGTGATGAAGTGCTGGTACGTCCGGAGGGTGAAGGCTTTCGCGGCCGAATTGAAGGCGTCATTGTTGAGGTAATTGCCCGCCACACCCTGCAATTGGTTGGACGCTTTGTGACTGAGCGCGGCATACATTATGTGCGCCCCGATAACCCTCGCATCGGGCGCGACATACTGGTACCTCCCGATCAAACCAACGGTGCCCAGAATGGCCAAATTGTTGTTGTTGAAGTGCTGCAACAGCCAGACCGGCATCAGATGCCTGCTGGGCGTATCGAGGAAGTGCTGGGGGACCATCTCGCACCGGGGATGGAAATTGATGTCGCGATCCGTTCTCACGGAATACCTCACATTTGGCCCGACGCTGTAGAGCAGGAAGCTAAAAACTTTAGCCATCAAGTTGCAGAGGCAGACAAGCAACATAGGGTAGATGTGCGCCAACTGCCGTTCGTAACGATCGATGGGGAGGATGCTCGTGACTTCGACGACGCGGTTTATTGCGAAACTAAACGTTCAGGTGGTTGGAGGCTCTTTGTCGCTATTGCTGACGTTTCACATTATGTGACCTCCGGCAGCGCCTTGGATTTAGAGGCTCAGAAGCGTGGTAATTCGGTGTACTTCCCAGACTATGTGGTGCCGATGCTTCCCAAAATATTATCTAACGGCTTGTGTTCTTTGAACCCGGAGGTAGACCGCTTGTGTATGGTCTGCGAAATGACCGTTAGCGCAGCCGGTAAAATTAGTGGATACAAGTTTTATGAAGCGGTGATGCATTCGCATGCACGTTTAACCTATACGCAGGTGGGCCAGATTCTCGAGGCGCAGGGCAAACAGCGCAGTGGCATTCGCCAACAGTTTCATGCCCTGGTGCCTCAGTTGGATGAATTGCATAACTTGTATCGCACCTTTCGAGCCGCGCGTGATACGCGAGGTGCTATCGATTTTGAAACTCGCGAAACCAAAATAGAATTCGATAGCGAGCGTAAAATAAAACAAATCGTACCCACGCAACGTAATGACGCCCATAAACTTATCGAAGAGTGCATGTTGGCGGCCAACGTGTGTGCAGCCAAGTTTCTTGAAGGCCATGAATTGCCCGGGCTATACCGGGTCCACGAGTCGCCCAAAACAGAAAAAATCGAAATGATTTATCAGTTTCTCGCCGAATTGGGCATACGCATGCCTTGGGGCGAGCAGGTTACCCCGGCGGATTATCAGAACGTGATGCGCGCGATTGATGGGCGCGCCGATCAAAATGTGATTCAGACAGTGCTGTTGCGAAGTATGAACCAAGCGGTGTATCAACCCCAAAATGTTGGTCACTTCGGTTTGGCCTACAGCGCGTATGCGCACTTTACTTCACCAATACGCCGCTATCCGGATCTCCTGGTGCACCGCGCAATTCGCAGAGTCATTCGATCAAAAATTAAAACGTCGCGGGTGGTTCGTGCGCCGGGAGCAATGCCATTAGCCGCTGCTCAAATTTACCCCTACAGCGATGCAGATATGGCGAGTTTCGGTGAGCAGTGCAGCTTTACCGAAAGGCGTGCAGACGATGCAACACGCGATGTTATCAGCTGGCTGAAATGCGAATTCATTAAAGACAAAGTGGGCGAAGTATTTGACGGTATTGTGTCTTCTGTTACAGGCTTTGGTCTGTTTGTGGAATTGAAAGATGTTTATGTTGAAGGCCTGGTGCATGTCACTTCGTTGCCGGAAGATTACTACCGTTTCGACGCAGCACACCATCGCCTTGTTGGGGAGCGCACTCGTAAAGTTTTTCGGTTGGGAGATGAGCTCAGCGTTCAAGTGGTGCGAGTCAATCTGGACGAGCGCAAGATCGATTTTGAGCTCAATAAAATAAAAATTAAAAAAACGCCCAAAGTGAAAGTTACTGAACAGGCGAAAGAGCTGACTCATGAATACGAATTGGAAAAATTACGCCGCGCTGGCGGGCGGTTGCCCAGCAAGCGACCTGCTAGCGAAAAAACGACAGCAACCGATGAAAAAAAGAAAGTCAAAAATAAACCAAAAAAGAAAAAGCACGAAAAGCGCGTAAGTTCTTCGAGAAAGAAAAAAACCGCCGGTAAAAAGAAAAAATAA
- a CDS encoding 23S rRNA (guanosine2251-2'-O)-methyltransferase — MKSEIIFGIHAVQSFLKSAPQRIDELIVVKDRHDQRIKKLLAFAEKQGVKPRMANKQELQTLCGEGNHQGVALLARPGITLDEKGLLEMVAELSEDPLVLVLDGVTDPHNLGACMRSADAAGVHAVVVPKDNSASLNETARKVACGAAETVPLVVVTNLARALNKLQEAGLWVAGAAGEAEADIYQADLTGPRVIVMGAEGDGMRRLTKETCDLLIKIPMMGSVSSLNVSVATGVVLFEVLRQRQAKL, encoded by the coding sequence ATGAAATCTGAAATTATTTTTGGAATACACGCTGTACAATCGTTTTTGAAGTCGGCACCGCAGAGAATCGATGAGCTAATAGTTGTAAAAGACCGCCACGATCAGCGTATAAAAAAATTACTCGCTTTTGCAGAAAAGCAAGGCGTTAAACCGCGCATGGCCAATAAACAAGAACTGCAAACCCTGTGTGGTGAAGGTAATCACCAGGGGGTAGCGCTGTTGGCCCGTCCTGGTATAACCCTGGATGAAAAAGGCCTGTTGGAGATGGTTGCCGAGCTTTCGGAGGACCCTCTGGTATTGGTTTTGGATGGGGTTACAGACCCGCACAATCTCGGCGCCTGCATGCGCTCAGCCGATGCCGCTGGCGTGCATGCGGTTGTGGTTCCCAAAGACAACTCCGCCAGTCTCAATGAAACAGCCCGAAAAGTTGCCTGCGGCGCGGCGGAAACTGTGCCATTGGTGGTGGTGACCAACTTGGCCAGGGCGCTTAATAAATTGCAGGAAGCAGGCCTCTGGGTTGCTGGCGCAGCGGGAGAAGCGGAGGCCGATATTTACCAGGCCGATTTAACCGGCCCCCGGGTTATCGTTATGGGTGCCGAAGGTGACGGCATGCGCCGCTTAACCAAAGAAACCTGCGATCTATTGATCAAAATACCGATGATGGGCAGTGTTTCCAGCTTGAACGTGTCGGTCGCTACGGGGGTGGTTTTATTCGAGGTTTTGCGGCAACGGCAGGCCAAGTTGTAA
- a CDS encoding small subunit ribosomal protein S6 → MRHYEIVFLVHPDQSEQVPGMIERYTSSVKDNGGSVHRLEDWGRRQLAYSINKIHKAHYVLMNVECGDDVLEELTTNFRYNDAILRNMVIRCDEAVTEESPIQKAEKENRERKNRAERRAAEAAAAAEAEKDEADDAEDLDADDDAEEDETEGEEE, encoded by the coding sequence ATGCGTCATTACGAAATTGTGTTCCTGGTCCACCCTGACCAGAGCGAACAGGTGCCCGGTATGATCGAGCGCTACACGTCGTCTGTTAAAGATAACGGCGGCAGTGTGCATCGTCTCGAAGACTGGGGTCGCCGTCAGCTCGCCTACTCTATTAACAAAATTCACAAAGCACACTATGTGTTGATGAATGTTGAGTGTGGCGATGATGTCCTCGAAGAACTCACCACCAACTTCCGTTATAACGATGCCATTCTGCGCAACATGGTGATTCGTTGTGATGAAGCTGTCACCGAAGAGTCTCCCATCCAGAAAGCGGAAAAAGAAAACCGCGAGCGCAAAAACCGCGCTGAGCGTCGTGCTGCAGAAGCAGCTGCTGCGGCTGAAGCCGAAAAGGACGAAGCCGATGACGCCGAAGACTTGGATGCAGACGATGATGCAGAAGAAGATGAAACCGAAGGTGAGGAGGAATAA
- a CDS encoding SSU ribosomal protein S18P, whose translation MARFFRRRKYCRFTAEGVKQIDYKDLDTLKAYISETGKIVPSRITGTKAKYQRQLATAVKRARYLALLPYSDAHE comes from the coding sequence ATGGCTCGTTTTTTCCGTCGACGTAAGTATTGCCGTTTCACTGCTGAAGGCGTGAAGCAAATTGATTATAAAGACCTTGATACCCTGAAGGCCTATATCTCCGAAACTGGCAAAATTGTGCCCAGTCGCATTACCGGAACCAAGGCCAAGTATCAGCGTCAGTTAGCGACTGCCGTAAAGCGCGCGCGCTATCTTGCGTTGTTGCCTTATTCAGACGCACACGAGTAA
- a CDS encoding large subunit ribosomal protein L9 yields MEVILLEKVGKLGTVGDKVKVKAGFGRNYLVPQGKAIAATETNVAEFEARRAELEAAAADRKTSAEGRAKLLAEKETFTITAKAGDEGKLFGSIGTRDIAELITASGIEVAKAEVKLPQGTLREVGEFDVDIQLHVDVTQTVKLVIAAE; encoded by the coding sequence ATGGAAGTTATTCTGCTCGAGAAAGTTGGCAAGCTTGGCACCGTAGGTGACAAGGTAAAAGTTAAGGCGGGTTTTGGCCGTAACTACCTGGTTCCACAGGGTAAAGCCATTGCTGCTACCGAAACCAATGTAGCTGAATTCGAAGCGCGTCGCGCCGAGTTGGAAGCTGCTGCCGCTGATCGCAAAACATCTGCCGAAGGTCGCGCGAAGTTGTTGGCCGAGAAAGAAACCTTCACCATCACCGCGAAAGCCGGCGATGAAGGCAAGTTGTTTGGCTCAATTGGCACACGTGATATCGCTGAGCTCATTACTGCCTCAGGTATTGAAGTTGCCAAAGCCGAAGTGAAGTTGCCCCAAGGTACCTTGCGTGAAGTGGGCGAGTTTGATGTCGACATCCAACTGCATGTAGATGTGACTCAAACCGTTAAACTGGTTATCGCGGCTGAGTAA
- a CDS encoding replicative DNA helicase, whose translation MPEPEYSAATPVDMSMPLEPGLPLPHSVEAEQSVLGGLMQDASNFDAVSEHVADHDFFKSGHRKIFAAMQHLMEKDQPIDVITVSEYLVQTDALDAVGGLDYLTDLATNVPSSANVVAYARIVRERATFRQLISAATEISRASFNPAGLGSDDLLQLAEKRVLEIAEERPKEGGFEAINSLLKKTADKIDELFQSDSDITGLSTGLSDLNEKTSGWQNGELIILAARPSMGKTALALNFVEAALFTQAKPVLVFSLEMPADSLIMRMLSSVGRIDQGNLRNGNLSDDDWPKLQSAFAKLKDKKLFIDDTAGLSPAEVRARIRRLTREHGEPGMIMIDYLQLMQVPGNSEGRTQEISEISRSMKALAKEYECPVIALSQLNRGVEQRPNKRPMNSDLRESGAIEQDADVILFIYRDEYYNEDSNEKGVAELIIGKQRNGEVGTCRAAFLGKFTRFDNLAPEYLARD comes from the coding sequence ATGCCAGAACCCGAATATTCCGCTGCCACCCCCGTCGACATGAGCATGCCCTTGGAGCCGGGCCTGCCGCTACCGCATTCCGTTGAGGCGGAACAATCTGTGTTGGGTGGTCTGATGCAGGATGCCAGCAATTTTGATGCGGTTTCCGAACACGTTGCCGATCACGATTTCTTCAAAAGCGGCCACCGCAAAATTTTCGCTGCCATGCAGCACTTGATGGAAAAAGATCAACCCATCGATGTGATTACTGTGTCTGAGTATCTGGTGCAAACCGATGCGCTCGATGCCGTGGGAGGCCTTGATTACCTCACCGACCTTGCTACCAATGTACCCAGTTCCGCTAATGTGGTGGCATATGCCCGTATTGTGCGCGAGCGTGCCACTTTCCGACAGCTGATTTCGGCCGCCACAGAAATTAGCCGTGCGAGCTTTAACCCCGCGGGCCTTGGTTCTGACGACTTGTTGCAACTGGCGGAAAAACGCGTTCTTGAGATTGCTGAAGAGCGTCCCAAAGAGGGTGGTTTTGAAGCGATTAATAGCCTACTGAAAAAAACCGCCGATAAAATCGATGAGTTGTTTCAGTCCGATAGCGATATTACCGGGCTTTCCACCGGGTTAAGTGATTTAAATGAAAAAACCTCGGGTTGGCAAAACGGTGAATTAATCATTCTTGCTGCACGTCCTTCCATGGGTAAAACCGCGCTGGCGCTAAACTTCGTTGAAGCTGCGTTGTTCACTCAAGCAAAGCCGGTGCTGGTTTTTAGTCTGGAGATGCCGGCAGATTCTCTGATTATGCGTATGCTGTCTTCAGTGGGGCGCATTGATCAGGGTAACCTGCGCAATGGCAATCTGAGCGACGATGACTGGCCGAAACTTCAGTCGGCCTTTGCCAAACTGAAAGATAAAAAATTATTTATCGACGACACCGCAGGGCTCAGCCCCGCCGAAGTGCGCGCCCGAATCCGCCGCCTGACGCGAGAACACGGCGAGCCCGGAATGATTATGATCGACTACCTACAGTTGATGCAGGTTCCCGGCAATAGTGAAGGCAGAACCCAGGAAATATCAGAGATTTCTCGCTCCATGAAAGCTTTGGCGAAAGAATACGAGTGCCCGGTAATTGCACTCTCGCAGCTTAATCGCGGTGTGGAACAACGCCCGAACAAACGCCCCATGAACAGCGACCTGCGTGAGTCCGGTGCGATTGAGCAGGATGCCGATGTAATTTTGTTTATTTACCGCGATGAGTACTACAACGAAGACAGCAACGAAAAAGGGGTCGCCGAACTGATCATCGGCAAACAGCGTAACGGTGAAGTGGGCACCTGCCGCGCGGCGTTCCTGGGCAAGTTCACCCGTTTTGACAATTTAGCACCGGAATATTTGGCGAGAGACTAG
- a CDS encoding pantoate--beta-alanine ligase, whose protein sequence is MKTFHHIKSVREALCEARGQGKTVGFVPTMGNLHDAHIALVQQALALSDVVVVSIFVNRLQFGLNEDWDKYPRTIEQDTQRLTAVNCDYLFYPDEAEVYPNGMDAQTRVIVPSMANVLCGASRPGHFEGVTTVVSKLFNIVQPDVAVFGIKDYQQLAIIRRMVEDLCIPVEIVAGDIVREADGLAMSSRNSFITSAERPRANQLNQSLEWVAHCIQTGERDYAKLEGLAKQQIEQAGFRPDYFSVCNSKTLEPAANDDLNITILGAMYTQGARLIDNLSLQLKS, encoded by the coding sequence ATGAAAACCTTCCATCACATAAAAAGTGTGCGCGAAGCACTCTGTGAGGCGCGCGGGCAGGGGAAAACGGTGGGGTTTGTGCCGACTATGGGGAACTTGCACGATGCTCATATTGCCTTAGTGCAACAGGCGCTTGCTCTGTCTGACGTTGTGGTGGTGAGCATTTTTGTAAACCGCCTGCAATTTGGCTTGAACGAAGACTGGGATAAATACCCGCGTACTATTGAGCAGGATACGCAAAGGCTCACAGCGGTAAATTGTGATTATTTGTTTTATCCAGATGAGGCCGAGGTGTACCCCAATGGCATGGACGCGCAAACGCGTGTCATTGTACCCAGCATGGCCAACGTGTTGTGTGGTGCCAGTCGACCTGGCCATTTTGAAGGGGTGACCACAGTCGTTAGCAAACTCTTCAATATCGTACAGCCAGATGTCGCTGTGTTTGGTATCAAGGATTATCAGCAGTTGGCTATAATACGGCGCATGGTGGAGGACCTCTGTATTCCTGTGGAAATTGTTGCAGGAGACATTGTTCGAGAAGCCGATGGTCTGGCAATGAGCTCGCGCAATAGCTTTATCACGAGCGCGGAACGCCCGCGAGCTAACCAGCTTAATCAGTCGCTGGAGTGGGTGGCTCATTGCATTCAAACTGGTGAGCGCGATTACGCGAAACTCGAGGGGCTGGCGAAGCAACAAATTGAGCAGGCAGGTTTTAGACCGGATTATTTTTCGGTATGCAACAGTAAAACCCTCGAACCTGCTGCTAACGATGACTTGAACATTACCATCCTGGGCGCCATGTATACGCAAGGCGCAAGATTAATTGATAATCTGTCGCTGCAACTCAAGAGCTAG
- a CDS encoding L-aspartate 1-decarboxylase, with product MQITLLKGKLHLACVTQAELWYDGSCAIDAELVKLAGLREFEQIDIYNVDNGERFSTYVILAEAGSKTISLNGAAARKVQVGDRIIIAAYGQMDEADAANFKPKLVYLKQDNSVDRTANTIPVQVA from the coding sequence ATGCAAATTACGCTATTAAAAGGTAAGTTGCACTTGGCCTGCGTCACGCAGGCTGAGTTGTGGTACGACGGCTCGTGCGCTATCGATGCTGAACTGGTTAAGCTTGCTGGGCTGCGCGAATTCGAGCAAATCGATATTTATAATGTCGATAATGGCGAGCGCTTTTCAACGTATGTCATTCTGGCTGAAGCGGGTTCAAAAACCATTTCCCTGAATGGTGCGGCAGCCCGAAAAGTACAGGTTGGTGATCGTATTATTATTGCCGCCTATGGTCAGATGGACGAAGCGGATGCGGCAAATTTCAAACCGAAACTTGTGTATTTGAAGCAAGACAACAGTGTAGATCGCACCGCGAACACCATTCCTGTTCAGGTGGCTTAA